The following coding sequences lie in one beta proteobacterium CB genomic window:
- a CDS encoding UDP-glucose 6-dehydrogenase, protein MKVTIIGSGYVGLVTGACLAEQGNSVFCVDVDPKKIEILNSGGVPIYEPGLKEMIERNRAAGRLQFSTDIAASVAHGDIQFIAVGTPPDEDGSADLQYVVAAARNIGRHMTTPKVIVDKSTVPVGTADKVSAAITEELQKRSLSPELCSVVSNPEFLKEGAAVEDFMRPDRIVIGTQNTPAGLRAKEQMRKLYAPFNRHHERTYYMDVKSAELTKYAANAMLATRISFMNELANLADLVGADIEAVRQGIGSDSRIGYGFLYSGTGYGGSCFPKDVSALSKTAIEYGRDLKILDAVEAVNEAQKYILVEKIEKRFGADLKGKKFAMWGLAFKPNTDDMREAPSRVIIAELVKRGAQIVAHDPVAMPETKHCLDIDFKGNPEGLKQVSLVDDPMAATQGADALIIVTEWKAFRSPDFDLLKANLKNPIIFDGRNLYEPQAMQELGIEYQGIGRHN, encoded by the coding sequence TTGAAAGTCACCATCATCGGCAGCGGTTACGTTGGTCTTGTTACAGGCGCTTGCCTAGCAGAGCAGGGTAATAGCGTTTTTTGTGTCGATGTCGATCCCAAAAAGATTGAGATTCTTAATTCTGGTGGTGTACCAATCTATGAGCCAGGCCTTAAAGAGATGATTGAGCGCAATCGCGCCGCTGGACGTTTACAGTTTTCCACCGATATTGCCGCCTCTGTCGCTCATGGTGATATTCAATTTATCGCGGTAGGAACCCCTCCCGATGAAGATGGCTCGGCTGATCTGCAATACGTTGTAGCAGCTGCTCGCAACATCGGTCGCCATATGACCACCCCCAAGGTGATTGTCGATAAATCCACTGTGCCAGTGGGTACTGCTGATAAGGTTTCTGCTGCGATTACTGAAGAGCTTCAAAAGAGAAGCCTCTCACCAGAGCTCTGTTCGGTAGTCTCTAATCCTGAGTTCCTCAAAGAAGGCGCAGCTGTAGAAGACTTCATGCGCCCTGATCGCATTGTGATTGGTACGCAAAATACGCCAGCAGGACTGCGTGCTAAAGAGCAAATGCGCAAACTCTATGCCCCATTTAATCGCCACCATGAGCGCACCTATTACATGGATGTCAAAAGCGCTGAGCTGACAAAATATGCTGCTAATGCGATGCTAGCCACCCGCATCTCTTTTATGAACGAGTTGGCCAATCTGGCGGACTTAGTCGGTGCTGATATTGAAGCGGTACGCCAGGGTATTGGCTCAGACTCCCGCATTGGTTACGGCTTTTTATATTCCGGTACTGGCTATGGCGGCTCTTGCTTTCCAAAGGATGTTTCAGCCCTCTCGAAGACTGCCATCGAGTATGGCCGCGATCTGAAGATTCTCGATGCAGTAGAGGCAGTTAATGAAGCCCAAAAGTACATCCTCGTTGAGAAGATTGAAAAACGCTTCGGTGCTGATCTGAAGGGCAAGAAGTTTGCCATGTGGGGTTTAGCATTTAAGCCCAATACCGACGATATGCGCGAAGCCCCTAGTCGAGTCATCATTGCCGAGCTGGTCAAGCGTGGCGCTCAGATCGTTGCCCATGACCCAGTAGCGATGCCAGAGACAAAACATTGCCTAGATATCGACTTTAAGGGTAACCCGGAAGGCCTCAAGCAAGTGTCTTTAGTGGATGACCCCATGGCAGCCACCCAAGGTGCTGATGCTCTAATCATCGTGACCGAATGGAAAGCCTTCCGTAGCCCCGATTTTGACCTGCTCAAAGCCAATTTGAAGAATCCCATCATCTTTGATGGCCGTAACTTGTATGAGCCGCAAGCTATGCAAGAATTAGGTATTGAGTACCAGGGTATTGGTCGTCATAATTAA
- a CDS encoding integration host factor, beta subunit — protein sequence MSDQEQQAITRSELVESLAEQFPQLLPRDVELAVKTLLDTMTHALAEGKRIELRGVGSFVLHHRPARTGRNPKSGEKVLIPEKRVPHFKPGKELRERVDYKPLKQVSPKEGSGA from the coding sequence ATGTCAGATCAAGAGCAACAAGCAATTACTCGCTCCGAACTCGTGGAGAGCTTGGCGGAACAGTTTCCCCAGCTACTACCAAGAGATGTGGAGTTGGCAGTAAAAACATTGCTAGACACCATGACTCACGCTTTAGCCGAAGGCAAGCGAATTGAGTTGCGCGGTGTTGGTAGCTTTGTTTTGCATCACCGTCCTGCGCGTACTGGTCGTAACCCAAAATCTGGTGAGAAAGTATTGATCCCAGAAAAACGGGTGCCCCATTTCAAGCCGGGTAAAGAGTTGCGTGAGCGCGTTGACTACAAGCCTCTGAAGCAAGTGAGCCCCAAAGAGGGTTCTGGTGCCTAG
- a CDS encoding Tetratricopeptide TPR_2 repeat protein has translation MIQIATSWLLLLPVMFGIGWLASRWDLRLENRMDERERMRQQRSTFKGLSLLLNEQPDQAIETLVKIAQLDPETIELHFALGNLFRRRGETERAIRVHQHLANRDDLKPRDRDHAAYELGRDFLRAGLLDRAEASLNRVGEGKFAAPAKESLLEMYQIERDWKKAIIAASELEGLQGKSHHTEIAQFHCEIGQEALRRKDLPEVEQSVQLALQAVPHHARALILQGDYLIAMDRPAQAIEVWAVIAKTHPAYMHLLADRWMAAHAALNKADEGLSALCELLRTQASGELLDIVQKHMTQIRGAQAAEVMLVEVMQHSPSLSALSKLAETRLALAESNGTPERVSDLQATLSLLKQRTTSLARYTCGNCGFRARRFYWQCPGCNHWEAYSPRRSEGAVPSGPSM, from the coding sequence ATGATTCAGATCGCAACCTCCTGGCTACTATTACTACCAGTCATGTTTGGTATTGGTTGGTTAGCCTCACGCTGGGATCTGCGTCTTGAAAATCGCATGGATGAGCGCGAGCGGATGCGTCAGCAACGTTCAACCTTTAAGGGTTTAAGTCTTTTACTAAATGAGCAGCCAGATCAAGCAATTGAAACCTTAGTCAAGATTGCCCAGCTCGACCCCGAAACAATTGAACTTCATTTTGCATTGGGAAATTTATTCCGTCGTCGTGGTGAGACCGAGCGTGCAATTCGAGTTCACCAGCACCTGGCTAATCGTGATGACTTAAAGCCGCGCGATCGAGATCATGCTGCCTACGAGTTGGGTCGTGATTTTCTTCGTGCAGGATTATTGGATCGTGCTGAGGCGTCATTGAATCGCGTGGGTGAAGGCAAGTTTGCAGCACCCGCAAAAGAGAGTCTGCTCGAGATGTACCAGATTGAGCGGGACTGGAAAAAAGCCATCATTGCTGCCAGTGAACTTGAGGGCTTGCAAGGAAAATCCCATCACACAGAGATTGCACAGTTTCATTGTGAGATTGGCCAAGAAGCGCTGCGTCGCAAAGATTTGCCAGAGGTCGAGCAATCGGTTCAATTGGCATTGCAAGCAGTTCCTCATCATGCTCGTGCGTTAATTTTGCAGGGGGATTACTTGATAGCTATGGATCGCCCAGCCCAAGCAATCGAGGTGTGGGCTGTAATTGCAAAGACACACCCGGCTTACATGCATTTACTTGCTGATCGTTGGATGGCGGCACATGCTGCGCTGAATAAAGCAGATGAAGGCTTAAGCGCACTTTGCGAATTACTAAGAACCCAGGCCTCTGGTGAGTTGCTCGATATTGTCCAAAAACATATGACTCAAATTCGTGGAGCTCAAGCTGCCGAAGTGATGTTGGTTGAGGTGATGCAACATTCACCAAGCTTGAGCGCCCTCTCTAAATTAGCGGAGACGCGTTTGGCCTTGGCAGAGAGTAACGGTACGCCAGAGCGAGTATCTGATTTACAGGCAACATTAAGTTTATTAAAGCAGCGCACGACGAGTTTGGCTCGCTACACCTGCGGTAATTGCGGTTTCCGTGCGAGACGCTTTTACTGGCAATGCCCGGGTTGTAATCATTGGGAGGCTTATTCCCCAAGACGCAGTGAGGGCGCTGTTCCTAGCGGCCCTTCAATGTAA
- a CDS encoding rfaE bifunctional protein encodes MEKANREQFSKARLLVVGDVMLDRYWFGDTNRISPEAPVPVVQVGKIDERLGGAANVARNVAALGAKTTILGVIGDDEPGHRVTELLKSSGVDSQLEVDGKVPTTVKLRVIARQQQLIRLDFEEAPSESALAHKLERYEKLVGDSDVVILSDYGKGALCQVALMIEQARAQKKMILVDPKGDDYAKYRGATVLTPNRSELRQVVGQWTSEEDLTKRAQDLRKSLNLEALLLTRSEEGMSLFTEAGVSHVKAQAREVFDVSGAGDTVIGTLAVALAAGWPLERAMALANRAGGIVVGKLGTATVTSEELQ; translated from the coding sequence GTGGAAAAAGCTAACCGAGAACAATTTTCTAAAGCCCGCTTATTGGTGGTGGGTGACGTCATGCTTGACCGCTATTGGTTTGGTGATACGAATCGGATTTCTCCTGAGGCGCCGGTGCCAGTTGTTCAGGTGGGTAAGATTGATGAACGTTTAGGCGGAGCAGCTAACGTTGCCCGTAACGTGGCAGCTCTTGGCGCGAAGACAACAATCTTGGGTGTGATTGGTGACGACGAGCCGGGACATCGCGTTACTGAGTTGTTGAAATCGAGTGGTGTTGATAGTCAATTAGAGGTTGATGGCAAAGTGCCGACAACTGTGAAGTTACGTGTCATCGCAAGGCAGCAGCAACTGATTCGTTTGGACTTTGAAGAGGCTCCTAGTGAGTCAGCTCTCGCCCATAAGTTAGAGCGTTATGAGAAGCTTGTAGGCGATTCCGATGTAGTGATTTTGTCTGACTACGGCAAAGGGGCATTATGTCAAGTAGCTTTGATGATTGAGCAGGCGCGCGCTCAAAAGAAAATGATCCTGGTCGATCCTAAGGGGGATGACTACGCTAAATATCGTGGCGCAACTGTGCTCACTCCAAACCGAAGCGAGCTTCGTCAGGTAGTTGGTCAATGGACTAGTGAAGAGGATTTGACTAAGAGAGCTCAAGATCTTAGAAAATCATTAAACCTTGAGGCGCTGCTCCTGACTCGATCTGAGGAGGGTATGAGTTTATTCACTGAGGCGGGTGTTAGTCACGTTAAGGCTCAGGCACGTGAGGTGTTTGATGTATCAGGCGCAGGTGATACTGTTATTGGCACTCTTGCAGTGGCATTGGCGGCAGGCTGGCCGCTTG